From the Longimicrobiaceae bacterium genome, one window contains:
- a CDS encoding glycoside hydrolase family 88 protein, producing the protein MHVRPLARAATLAACFLAAACAPPASPSPRARPRNALDSAALATLDFAAARYAQAAEAHDPAAGYPRATKPDGTWNAVPMNDWTSGFFPGTLWYLYEQTRYPALRTQAERWTLPLADIPKGRYTHDLGFQFFSSFAKAYRLTGQERFRAPALNAAGLLAGRYNPTVGAIKSWDWTDPKRPYPVIVDNMMNLELLFWGAKHGGRAEWTQMARQHALTTLANHVRADGGSFHVVVFDPATGAALERITHQGYADSTTWARGQAWLIYGFSMAFRETHDARYLAAARRVADYAIPRLPADHVPCWDYQAPGCPDAPRDASAAAVTASGLLELSTFVPGPDGARYRRTAEEILASLTSPAYLARDARTEAVLVHSVGNKPAGTEIDVGISYGDYYFVEALMRYLALRGMSAL; encoded by the coding sequence ATGCACGTTCGCCCGCTCGCCCGCGCCGCCACGCTCGCCGCGTGCTTCCTCGCCGCCGCGTGCGCCCCGCCCGCGTCCCCGAGCCCGCGCGCCCGGCCGCGCAACGCGCTGGACTCGGCGGCGTTGGCGACGCTGGACTTCGCCGCGGCGCGGTATGCGCAGGCTGCCGAAGCGCACGATCCCGCCGCGGGCTATCCGCGCGCCACGAAGCCGGATGGGACGTGGAACGCCGTGCCGATGAACGACTGGACGAGCGGCTTCTTCCCCGGCACGCTCTGGTATCTGTACGAGCAGACGCGCTACCCGGCGCTGCGCACCCAGGCCGAGCGCTGGACGCTGCCGCTGGCGGACATCCCCAAGGGCCGGTACACGCACGACCTCGGCTTCCAGTTCTTCTCGTCGTTCGCCAAGGCGTACCGGCTCACCGGCCAGGAGCGCTTCCGCGCGCCCGCGCTGAACGCCGCGGGGCTGCTCGCCGGGCGCTACAACCCGACGGTCGGCGCGATCAAGTCGTGGGACTGGACGGACCCGAAGCGGCCGTATCCGGTGATCGTGGACAACATGATGAACCTGGAGCTGCTCTTCTGGGGCGCGAAGCACGGCGGCCGGGCGGAGTGGACGCAGATGGCGAGGCAGCATGCCCTCACCACGCTCGCCAACCACGTGCGGGCGGACGGCGGCTCGTTCCACGTCGTCGTCTTCGACCCGGCGACGGGCGCGGCGCTGGAGCGCATCACGCACCAGGGCTACGCGGACTCGACCACGTGGGCGCGCGGGCAGGCGTGGCTCATCTACGGCTTCAGCATGGCGTTCCGGGAGACGCACGACGCGCGCTACCTCGCCGCCGCCCGCCGCGTCGCCGACTACGCCATCCCCCGCCTCCCGGCAGACCACGTTCCGTGCTGGGACTACCAGGCGCCCGGCTGCCCGGACGCCCCGCGCGACGCCTCCGCCGCTGCCGTCACGGCGAGCGGCCTGCTGGAGCTGAGCACCTTCGTCCCCGGCCCCGATGGCGCGCGCTACCGCCGCACCGCCGAGGAGATCCTGGCTTCGCTCACATCTCCCGCGTACCTGGCGCGCGACGCACGGACCGAAGCCGTGCTGGTCCACAGCGTCGGCAACAAGCCCGCGGGCACGGAGATCGACGTCGGCATCAGCTACGGCGACTACTACTTCGTGGAGGCGCTGATGCGCTACCTGGCGCTGCGGGGGATGAGCGCACTGTAA